The following nucleotide sequence is from Triticum dicoccoides isolate Atlit2015 ecotype Zavitan chromosome 7B, WEW_v2.0, whole genome shotgun sequence.
cacgtgagatggagtagttttcaatggtgaacatcactatgttgatcatatctactatatgattcacgctcgacctttcggtctccagtgttccgaggccatatatgcatatgctaggctcgtcaagtttaacccgagtattctgcgtgtgcaaaactggattgcacccattgtatgtgagcgtagagcttatcacacccggtcatcacgtggtgtctcagcacgaagaactgtagcaatggtgcatactcagggagaacacttataccttgaaatttagtgagaggtcatcttataatgctaccgtcgatctaagcaaaataagatgcataaaagataaacatcacatgcaataaatataagtgatatgatatggccatcatcatcttgtgcctttgatctccatctccaaagcaccatcatgatcaccatcgtcaccggcgcgacaccttgatctccatcgtagcatcgttgtcgtctccccaactattgcttctacgactatcgctaccgcttaatgataaagtaaagcaattatagggcaattgcattgcatacaataaagcgacaaccatatggctcctgccagttgccgataactcggttacaaaacatgatcatctcatacaataaaatttagcatcatgtcttgaccatatcacatcacagcatgccctacaaaaacaagttagatgtcctctactttgttgttgcaagttttacgtggctgctacaggcttagcaagaaccattcttacctatgcatcaaaaccacaacgatatttcgtcaagttagtggtgttttaaccttcacaaggaccgggcgtagccacactcggttcaactaaagttggagaaatggaCACCCGCCCGCCACctctgtgcaaaagcacgtcggtagaaccagtctcgcttaagcgtaggcataatgtcggtccgggccgcttcattcaacaataccgccgaaccaaggtatgacatgctggtaagcagtatgacttgtatcgcccacaactcacttgtgttctactcgtgcatataacatctacgcataaacctggctcggatgccactgtaggggagagtgtgtccatgtacccttgtagaccgaaagcagaagcgttatgacaacgcggttgatgtagtcgaacgtcttcacgatccgaccgaaccaagtaccgaacgcacggcacctccgagttcagcacacgttcagctcgatgacgtcccacgaactccgatctagcagagcgttGCGGgacagttccgtcagcacgacggcgtgatgacggtgttcatgatgctaccgacgcagggcttcgcctaagccccGATATGATATTACcgatgtggaatatggtggaggggggcaccgcacacggctgggagagatcaacagatcaacttgtgtgtctatggggtgcccccctacccccgtatataaagaagctagggggaggcagccggccaggaggaggagggtgcgccaaggggggagtcctactcccaccgggagtaggactcctcctttcctagtaggagtaggagaaggggggaagggagggcgagaggggaaggaaaggggggcacacggcctgccctagccgcccctcctcttctccactagggcccatgaggcccaataaaccccccgtggggttccggtaaccccccggtactctagtatatgtctgaaacctcccgaaaccattccggtgaccaaacatagtcgtccaatatattgatctttacgtatcgaccatttcaagactcatcgtcatgtccgtcatcatatccgggactctgaactaccttcggtacatcaaaacacaaaaactcataatatcgatcgtcaccgaactttaagcgtgcggaccctacaggttcgagaactatgtagacatgaccgagacacgtctccggtcaataaccaatagcggaacctggatgctcatattggctcctacatattctacgaagatctttatcggtcaaaccgcataacaacatatgttgttccctttgtcatcggtatgttacttgcccgggattcgatcgtcggtatctcaatacctagctcaatctcattatcggcatgtctctttaatcgttctgtaatgcatcatcccgcaactaactcattagtcacattgcttgcaaggcttatagtgatgtgcattaccgagagggcccagagatacctctccgacaatcggagtgaaaaatcctaatctcgatctatgccaacccaacaagtaccatcggagacacctgtagagcacctttataatcacccagttacagtgtgacgtttggtagcacacaaagtgttcctcctgtaatcgggagttgcataatctcatagtcataggaacatgtacaagtcatgaagaaagtaatagcagtaaactgaaacgatcaagtgctaagctaacggaatgggtcaagtcaatcacatcattctcctaatgatgtgatcccgttaatcaaatgacaactcatgtctatgattaggaaactcaaccatctttgataaacgagctagtcaagtagaggcatactagtaacactatgtttgtctatgtattcacacatgtattatgtttccggttaatacaattctagcatgaaaaataaacatttatcatgacataaggaaataaataataactttattattgcctctagggcatatttccttcagttaccgtgaagggattgacaacccctttatcgcgttggttgtgaggttcttgtttgtttgtgtaggtgcgtgggacttttgaggagcctcctactggattgataccttggttctcaagaactgagggaaatacacgctactttgctgcatcaccctttcctcttcaagggaaaaccaacgcagtgctcaagaggtagcagtgatcaacttgggcaagaggaccctgcctgtaatatggttctGTGTCAAACACTTGCTCTTCCTGCTCACTCTCAATGATCAtggtgtgcaagatgacacagcaagtcatgatctcccacatttgatctttcgaccaggtctgagcagggaaccagacaacagcaaatcgagattggagcacaccaaatgcccgctcgacatccttcctgcaagcctcctgaaccttcgcaaagaaggcattcttgcctcctggcatagggtttgagatagtcttcacaaatgtcgaccatctcggatagatgccgtcagctaggtagtaccccttgttgtagtgtcgcccattgacctcgaagttcaccggaggagaatgaccttcaacaagcttggcaaagaaaagggagcactgcaggacgttgatgtcattgtgagttcctgacatcccaaagaaagagtgccaaatcaAGAGGTCATGTATGgacactgcctcaagtaccacactgcaaccgcctttgcgcctttgtacaacccctgccaagcaaatggacagttcttccatttccaatgcatgcagtcgatggttccaagcatcccaggaaatcctcttgctgcattctgtgctaggatacgagcagtgtcttccgcattgggtgtttgcaagtattgcggtccaaacacttccaccactgccctgcagaacttgtagaaacactaaatggtggtggactcggccatgtgcccatagtcgtcgagtgaatcgtcgggagctccgtatgcaagcatcctcatagttgtcgtgcatttctggattgaggtgaatccaagtgtgtcagtgcaatccttcttgcacttgaagtagttgtcgaactcctggatggaattcacaatcctgaggaaaagatttcggctcatccgataacggcgccgaaatattTTCTCACCGTGCAATGGAGCGTCGGCAAAGTAGTCGAAGTAGAGCATGCGGTAGCCTTCCAGACAatgtcggttctttgctttcacccgccccggcgctgagccacctcgccgcggcttttcactgCTCACGAGCAGGTCGGCGAGGGCagtgagcaccatgagatgctcctgctcaTGGACGTCGGctttggcttcctcctccagcaacactgcgagcgcctcctcgtcgtccgagtccatcgccgGGCCGGGCAAATTACCGAAGACCTTGCGGGCGAGGTGGGCGCACACCCACCGGTGTACAGGCCCTGGCCGGAACGCCGGAAAAGTTGGCCGGACGGCGGTGGAGAGGCTGCCTCGGCGAAACCTCTTCTTTTTTTTGGCGGGGAATGGCCTATCTAGCTGTGGTGGGCGGTGAACGGTGCCGGGATCGGTAGAGTGGCGGCCGAGCGCGGGGGGGTCGGAGGCAAATCTGGACGGTCggcttgacttttcgcctgacaATGTGGCCCCAGgtgcgcttttcccttgcgccggagccctgAGCGCCTCCCAGTGCGTCGGGTTTGGCCTGCGATCGCCAGGCGCAAAAACGGACCGAGCCGGCGGAATTCAGCGTCTTGGGGGCGCGACTGAGGCGTTTTTTCGGTGCCGGCGGggaaaaaacgcctggggagggcctgttgggggcgcagcTGGAGATGCTCTATTTGCTCTAGCTCTCTCCTTCCCAACGCCGGCTCACAGTGTGCCCTCGCGACTCCCCTCATCACTCATCGGTGTTGTGCCGAGCCGTCACCACCTCTCCCCACGCCTCCGCTATCGCTCCACTCGTCGCGCCTCCTCGCGGGGCCGGCCAATTGGTGTCCGACCTCCGCTGCGCGCCATCGGCACAGGTgctcctccatggcctctctctctctatccattTGAAGGAATCCTCATGGCACCGATCTCGTTTGCGGTTTTGTCCATTTCAGCTAGCCCTATTCTGGATGAGTCTTTGAGTTCTCAAGATTCAGCCCTTACATATGCTTGCCGCCAATGAAAAACCGTCCAAGTAGTTGTAGTATAGTGGTAAGTATTCCCGCCTGTCACGCGGgtgacccgggttcgatccccggcaacggcgtaatTTTTTCTCTCCCTTACTAAAAAGGATTCGCGGTTATTATTCTCTGATCTCCTGAACACATTGCTCAGCCGTGCTTGTGGCCGATTTTCTAAGTATGTTATATACTTTTCCGTTTAACTATTACCATCAATTGGGCGTTTGGTCTAGTGGTATGATTCTCGCTTTGGGTGCGAGAGGTCGCGAGTTCGATTCTCGCAAcgccccaatttttttgtttttatttaattttcttCTCACCCCTGGTTTTTTTTTCCTGGTGAACGCCTGTGCCACTGTTGAGAAAAAGGGCTAGCACTTGTGTTTACTTACACTAGATAGATCTCACATTTATCCTCCAGAAAAAATTATACGGTGGCAAAAAAAAACTCGCTGGCAGATTGTACCTGCATTTTCTTTCATTATTAGGGATGAAGAGAACTTGTGTTCTCACTTGTGTCCAATAATCCCTCCGTCTCAAAAATAAGTGCCGttaatttagtacaactttgtactgggGATGGAGAGAGTACTACATAACATGGGTCGATCAAAAGAGACATGAATTATTGATCATAGCATTCAACTACACAAAGCTAGAGTAAAATTTCACACAAACAAATCACATTATATACAATCTTGTTTTCCACCTCTTTATTGACCAAGTTTGTCAGGTTCGCGTTGTGTGTGTAACAAATTTTGTGGCACATTTCAATGGCCCTGTCTATTGCTCCATCAGGAGGGCGTCGATATTGCGCTTGCCCTCTGGGCCTTTGCTGTACCAGGATGAGACATAGTCGCCGTAAACCACATCCTTATACTTCTGCGGATGGTCCTTGCTCACGAGCTGGGGGGCAGTACATATTTTCTGAGATTTAGGTGGATCGTAGAACGTCGCCACTGACAAGCGGGCACGGTCGGCGTTGACCACAGCTCGATGCACGGCGCTCTTGTATCTTCCATTGGTTATGATCTGAATCATGGTAGAAATCATGAGCAACATATGAAAGAACCATTTAGCAACTATGCAGGAGGAGATCTTCAGCTTAAGTTTAGAATCAACGATTTGGTCAGAGACCATGTCAATCCAATGGAAGATAACAAAATGTACATGCAGAAGTCAATCTAGTGAAAACATAACAAAATGTTCATACAGAAGAAGCGTGGCCATATGATAAGATTTGCACTTATTCACCAAAACATTGAACATAAAGCATAAAAAAGAACGCTAAATAAACAGGGATTAATTAGCATTCTGCATGTAAACAGAAGAAAGAAAATTGTGTCATGATGCTCAATCAGTACATTATGTGCTGCCCCGCCAAACAATTGTAATGGTTGGTGTAATGAAGTTTACTGACAAATTGTTCCTGACGTTTTACTAAATTTTAGCTGATGGAATATCAAGCAGCACATCCTTGAACTAGTAGTAGGTTTTATTCCTACCAGTATTCCAGCATCTGTTGATTTTGATCAGATTCATACAAGCTATCTAGAAATATTGAATTGAAGTCGTCCAAAATAGAACAGGGTATGGTAAGTATATATGTTAGACAGACCCTAGAAGTCATATCACTGATTGATTAGAGGGAATGAGAGTTTAAGTGGGAAGGGGAATGGGAGTTGAGAAAGCCAATTCCCACCATTTTCTTCCGACGGGATACCCTGTTAATTCGCGGGCAGAGTTTCATCCCACACTAATTCCAATCATATACCAACAAGGGAATGGAAGTAAAAGTCTActtaaagggcagcccggtgcatgtagctcccgcttgcgcagggtcggggaagggtctgaccactttgggtctatagtacgcagcctttccctacatttctgtaagaggctgtttccaggacttgaacccgtgacctcatggtcacaaggcagcagctttaccactgcgccaagtaaAAGTCTACTTCCCATTGCCTAATCCCTCCACAAACTCCCTTGTGCAAACTCCCATTCCCCTGCCCAAGGGATTGCCAAACAGGACGTTAAGTAATAAACACATAAAAGCATGTGGAGGTATTTTACCTCTGTCTGGTCAGACAGAATTACAAGGATTGCATCAGGCACAGGATGCACAGGTATCCACATCCCATCCTTGAATACCTCAAGTCCACCCACATCATCTTGTATTAGAAGTGTTATTGCGCCAAAGTCAGAATGAGATTGCAATCCGAGAGCAAGATCTGGCTGTGGACAAGGGGAGTAGTAGCTAACGGTGATGTTCTGATAAGCTTCTCCCACCGCTTCTTGCAGGTAGGAGGGTGGCAAGTTCAGACTTTCAGAGATGATGCACAGCAATCTTTGGGCAAGGACTTTCATGCTGTCGCTGTATTTCACAACAGTGTCCCTGCAAACATTGCAGATATATTAGGCTATTTGTTCTCGTAAAAAGATAGTTAATGTGATAGATATTGTAGAAACAGGGGCAATGATACAAGGTAGCTCATGAGATGTATTAATGAATCTCAGTAGCGATGTGTCGTCCTACAGTAGTATCTGGCTGAATTTCTACTCAGAATCATATTCTGAAAGAACCTATGTAGACAACTAGAAAATCACACTGAAATGGTCATTTCTAGATAGTACAAGAAATTAAATCGCATGGGAAAAAAATCGCGTGTGAAATACTGGTCCGAGAGAATGGCGAGATAAAGTTTTTCCTGAACCTAAACATGAATCTACAACAGAGACAGTGTGCTTTGTCCCCAATTCTTTTACTCAATCCTGCATCTGAGCATGTAATTCATGTTTTTGTTATTAGTGAATTCCTCATAAAATGGCCAAAGCAGTCCAAAAATTCTAGTATAAAAGATATGGAGCGTGCACATTTAACGCGTAGGAGCTCATCCAGAGACTACCCTGCAGTCTGTACCTGTATCCTGGGACGAAGTTGGGCCACCGGGCGGGGTCGCGGCGGGACTCGGGGAGGGTGTGGTGGTCGAAGTAGTCGCGCCAGTCGAGCACGGAGTCGTCGTTGGCGAGCATGCGGCTGCCGTAACCCTCGGCGGCGGCGCCCCTGGCCGGGTCGCAGCCGAACCGGAGCTTCTCCGCCATGGGCGCGCGGAAGAACGCCAGCCCGGCGGCCCGCATCGCGTCGAGCAGCTCCGGCGGGGCCCCGTGGTTGACGACGTGGAAGGCGCCCCACTCGGCGCACGCGCGGCCGACCGCGTCGGTTGTTGCGGCGGCGGCGTCCGAGAGGTCCAGGACGGGgacggagagggaggcggcgggggaggTGGAGGGGCCCGCGCGGAGGTCGGGCGGCTGGATGTACTGCGCCGGGAGGCTGGGCATGCCGGCGTCGGCCAGCGCCTGGACGCGGGGCGCCGCGGCGGTTTCCATCGGAGCAGCGGGATTCGGCGACTACCCACCGGTGGCGTGGTGGTCACAGCTACGGTGCTGGTAAGACCGACCCACGAATGGAGATTTTTTTTTCCTTCAGAATTTCAATCTCTGCTAAACCAGGAGTACAAACAACCCTGGAAAGAAACCATGTGATACATATGGTAAGCAACCTAAAttataaaaaaaacaaaaaatacagaAATTATATTGGAGTCCTTGGGCCACACTTTTTTCTCCCTCGCCTGTATGAGCGATGGCGCGTCTTTGCATGACACTCCATCTTCAGAGTAAACTTGTCGTTGTTGATCACAGAAAGGAAGTCATCAAGGGCCACAACTTCACTGGCCTAACACCCTTGAGAAGAAGTCATCACAAACCAGAAGAGTTGAAAATCTGAGAGCATGCCTCATTATTCTCATAGGTGTCACACTGGCATGAGAGAACACACCGACGTGACAAAGATGAGACGAGAGCACCAGACTACATGAGAAAGTTGTCGGTGTCGTTGTATTGATGTACCGTGTAAACTCTAGCCCCGTCGTCCTGAAAGGACGACAATAATTGACGAGGATTTATGCCTGCGAGTCATTGATGCCGCAAAAGGCGACATCATTTAGATGGACAAGTTGGACAAAAATATTGTATTCACCAGACTGGCACTGCTATCACAATCAATGATGCGTCACAAAGAAACCCTAACCCTTAACTATGTATGGATCGACGCCGAAGCATTGGGGTTGGCCACACATCGAACCACAGAAGAAGTCGGTGGAGTAACCAACAGGCTTAACACTGATGACGATGGATGGCGAGGAATGACAACTCGCCTTGATTGCCTCTCATGACAAAGGGGGAAGGTGAGGAGAAAGAAATTGTTTGATTCCACATGAGTAACGAAAATGATTCCCTTTTCATAAACTTTGGTTAAGTTACACCATTGTATCATATATAGACAGTAGCGGCGGCAGGAATAATCAACGCCCCAGGCAGCCTTTGAGGCACTGTAGCACTGTAGCTACAGTAGTGCTACAACATACAAGGAAACACATCTCACGCCCCAGGCAGCGCCCGGGCTGCCTGGGGCCTATCTCCGCCACTGTATATAGACACCACACAACAAATCAAGCTAAATTACCCATAAAAAATGAACATCTCGTAAGTTATTAAGCTCCCTTAGGACGGGGCGTCCTATAGTGCATCCAGGTAGTCTACAATCGTAGCACCACATGATAGGAAGTGTATCAGTTGTCGGTTGCGGTTGGGCTTGTTCGCACGTGGACGTAATGCTCTTATGATGATCGGTAGACAAAtcttcaaattcatgaacacttttaaATTCATTAAATTTTTAAAAATCATTATTATTTCTGAAATTGGGGAACTACTTTGAAATCTGAGAACATTTTCTAAATTCATTATCTTTttaaaatttgcaaacattttttgtaTTATGGGgtacatttttttcaaatttgtaaatATTTCCTAAATTCGTGAGCTTTTTttcaattcacaaacatttttcaaatacgtaTATTTTCAAGTTAATGGACAGTTTTTATTTTTACAatgtttttaaaattcatgaagatTCCTTtgtttttttgaacattttaaatgttgtctcTACTTTTTTTCATCCTTCATCTTTATTTTTCCCTTCGCTTCTTCAGATGGACtgaggatgatgcggagcatcccacattcattcccatgtacactccgactattctccaagccccaagaggacatatgacaagatctcaaacatacgccattggacacaaggtgaattcactcctcttcgaaccgtcactttccacatgtgagacatgactactacctcatgcatggaccttgcctatactcaggtacaaccgagatgaccatggagaatcaaaggaccaaggccaagcatggaagagaagaaggaagaagagtcggctgctacaggccccggacatccggccccagcccagacatctggcccttcccgcaagcccggacatccggccacagcccggacatccggcgcccatcACAGAACGCGTCCAGAAGCTGAaccccgtcagcccggacatccggccagaggcCCGGGCATCCGGCTCTTCCCGAGCCGTCGGACATCCGGCGCACGCTATCCAGAGAGCAGAAGAATCggccactccagcccggacatccggcccgacgcccggacatccggcctcccctgcctgcgtgcagcggatctgggccgaggcccatgtaccccttcgccccttagactatatatactccccctccacctacgttttagggttagcgttgatttagctcatttgtgagatagagcctcgctcatccatcggatctcctcctcgtgagagaccgcggcctcttcggagaagatccacttggattcaagacccctttacgggaagatcccctcgtggattcaagacctcctctcggagaagaacggctacctttgtatctttcctttgttgattttgaatcttttgctacctcatgtgttcggtgatctagcccttgtgtgatcgatacttgtcggttgagtgattctctcattcctccccgtgatttcccatttgtgttttccgcgcgttcttcgtgtttccccgtaggatccactccaaacgtgaaagatcggcccctagggttccgccctacatcatcttggtatcatgagccacgttgatcgtgtttttggagcccctacccctctttttctagcttgattttgttgatttcgtcctaaatccgaaaatccccaccaaaaaatagccccaattttttttgtgatttgttggtttgatgatgttttgttgattttgatccagggATTTgcctggtttcaagtggatctagcatctccccaagtttccccactttccatccatgaaatgtctcaaattttgaccccgaaatctcaattttccgccccaaaatcgagttcctcgagttcatcctcggatttggagcccggacatccggccatcacagaaatccggccattagcccggacatccggctcctggagcacaTTTTCGCGCAAGTTTCTGGACATCAgaccccggaaatccggcccgacccccggatgtccggcccctgggaTTTCAGCTTTTTCCGTTTCACAGTTTTGACCGTAACTAATTCATctggagtccgtttttgacgttctttagctcgttttgaagctattgacatcccccatcccataaaaataccaccaacaccatttgactccatcaaattttccaaaatttggcaagtttgccgaggccctccaccatatcatccgcatagccaccaccgacttccgcaacctaacccattttgttccccatagcatttgaggttgtttgagtagtgacttgagtctcctaaggtgtttcagctacttagggacggttgcttcttcatcaaccaccaccattccacctccgcataggcttgcccaccatacacttccgccaccgcaacttaacccaattgttgtttgagcttgttcgagttgtggcttgtgtctcctaaggtgtttcggctacttagggacggcaacttcaactccgacacgtgtatagccaaTCACGTGTTAGAGTTGCCAAatgcaaaccaccaccgcattcccgctaccaccattttgacatttgacgtttgagattttgagttcgcggtttttctgtttcctaaggtgtttcggctacttagggacgagtctccatcatcttggtttctacatcaagaacaccgccactcatcatcgccggacggtaacctccatatcatcttggtatcgtggtatccctccattgtatattcccattgccattgcattgttaacccctagcccattttggcgtcacttgcctatcgagactagccatttgagtattgccggcaacgttacttgtgcacattagtgatcatacttcccatagcatatataccatatcatcgtggtgcatacatTGCTATCATatattgtgtcacaagtttgtttccgcatatacacaattgctatcttggtttgtgcattatgcaaaAATGGccataaaaaaacaaaacaaaaagagaataaagcttttaagcaaaaggaagagagagcaaagaagcttgtaagcaagtgccatagcatcataccacattgcatataagattgtcatatccgatcatcttggatcatcttgagagaaacaccgggaaccatacatacatagcatacttgggatagaagtttatccattttgcatcttataggttgtgcacaagtgtcgtatccgcctatagagcaatcgtgctagcgtctctcttgagttgtgcaacacaagcgttttccgtggattccacattttgtgctcattccttggttgcacgatccaatttatctattcgtgtgtgcgtttccgtgtacctttcattgctattggtctacttgtttcgcttgcaaatttgtgaatctctttcaacattattgactcttgctaacattttgcattaaatttttgtgccactatcctcaccgagctccaccataagctttacttgtgtaggtgtgagaaccgacaaggattggtaccaatagtgctatttcattgtccgcatttgagtgaacttgattcattgtcaacatcggtcaaaaaacattggtataagttcttctctttctcccactcatatttgctcgagtgttgtgatggataggcaagacatttcatctccggtctacgacaacaacgacggcgtgaacaactacatcaacaaagcgtccatcttcgatctacaatgacaaatgcaaggcgcacaatcaagattgcgagagcgcatcaagaacatctccatcgacatt
It contains:
- the LOC119340472 gene encoding probable 2-oxoglutarate-dependent dioxygenase ANS; translation: METAAAPRVQALADAGMPSLPAQYIQPPDLRAGPSTSPAASLSVPVLDLSDAAAATTDAVGRACAEWGAFHVVNHGAPPELLDAMRAAGLAFFRAPMAEKLRFGCDPARGAAAEGYGSRMLANDDSVLDWRDYFDHHTLPESRRDPARWPNFVPGYRDTVVKYSDSMKVLAQRLLCIISESLNLPPSYLQEAVGEAYQNITVSYYSPCPQPDLALGLQSHSDFGAITLLIQDDVGGLEVFKDGMWIPVHPVPDAILVILSDQTEIITNGRYKSAVHRAVVNADRARLSVATFYDPPKSQKICTAPQLVSKDHPQKYKDVVYGDYVSSWYSKGPEGKRNIDALLMEQ